The genomic region AGTCTTTTTCTTTACTATATCGATGTCGTGACGTTCCAACACCTTTCTTGAACTACCACCCACGATATAGGCAACAACGATTTTTGATTCCAGCGGTATGTCTTCTCTCTCATCAAGAAGGCAAAAAGATGAGTAACAGACGAGTTTGAGGGAATCCGCTTCACGATGAGTACCTTGGCATGCTTCTGCAATTATGTTTCTAGCAGCCATGACATCCCGAGGATGACTTGCATTCAAAAGAATCCCATCCGAAACTGTGCGAGCGGTCTGGAGCATCTGTGGACCTTGAGCTCCTAGATAGATATCTATTCCATGATTATTGCTCTCCACGTTCAAGTTCAGTCTTGCGTTTCTCGTAGAAAATACTGAGCCGTCCATAGTGACCTGTTCTCCACTAAGAAGACTTCTGATAATTTCTACTGCCTCCCTGACCGCTGTTACAGGCTTCTTTCTGTCAATGCCTATGGATTCAAGGGTAGACTTGTCACCTGCGCCCAGTCCTAATACAGCTCTACCTTCACTCATTTCGTGAATCGTAGCAATAGAAGAGGCAATAACACAGGGATTAATTGTATAGGGATTCGTTACACCGGGTCCCAGCAGTATATTGTTGGTTCGAGAGGCAACAGCAGCCAATAGAGGCCACACGCCATGGTGGTTGTAGTGATCAGTTACCCATACATTGCTGAATCCATTTTCTTCGGCCTTAATAGCCAGCAGAACTGCTGTTTCAACTCGTTCGTCTGGTACAATTTCTAACGCGATTTCTTCCATCTCAGCATCTCTCTAAAGAGTAAACATTACCCTTGTTTTGCTTTCCCCGATATTCATCTATATCTTCTTGGGAATTACTATGTCTCAAGTAGAGCACGTTCACATACGGAGACAGTAGTATCGAAGGATTTATTCTTTTATTGTGAAGAGTCATTACTACAATAAAGGGTGTGTTTCAGTGCATTCACTTGTTTTGACACAGGATGGTTTGCAGGTCGCAGATATGCCACAACCTCCAGTTATGCCGGGGGAAGTGAGAATAGAGGTTCGTGCAGTCGGCATTTGTGGAACTGATATAGAGATTTGGCAGGGAGAAAAAGAAGCTCCGCTGCCATTGATACTTGGACATGAAATTAGTGGTGTCGTACACAAGAGTTCTGTTAGTGACATTGAACAGGGGATGATGGTTACAACCGAAGTAGACCTTTCTTGTGGACGTTGTTGGTATTGCAAGCAGGGTCATACCCACATCTGTCCAAAACGGAAGACCATTGGAATCGATGTCGATGGTGGAATGGCCGAATACCTGAGTGTTCCCGCGTCATTGATACATCCATTGCCTGAAGATGTGAGCATACAGATTGGGATATTTGCAGAACCACTCGCTTCCGCAATAGGAACTGCCAAACAAACCGGCATCAAAGACAATGAGCCAATAGCTGTTATCGGAAGTGGGAGACTTGGGCTTCTTGTTGCCCAAGTCTATGATGCATATGGGGCTGAAGTGTATCTGATTGGGCGGAATAAATGGCAGCTTGGTTTGGCGCGGCGATTGGGACTCAGGAACACTTTACTCACAAGTGAAGATGATTGGATTAAGGCGATTAGAGATGCAACACAGGGTGTGGGTCCACGTGTCACTGTCGAGTGTACTGGAACCCCGGAAGGTGCCCAAATGGCTCTTAAAGTAGTCCGAAGTCGCGGAATAGTAGCTCTGAAAAGTCTCCACGGTAAGAATGTACCTATAAATACTGATTCGATAGTGATGAAAGAACTGAGAATCATCGGCTCCAGTCGTGGACCTTATGATGAAGCTCTTGATATGTTGCAAAAAGGCAGAATTGAAGTAAATCGGCTGGTATCCAAGGAGTTTCCTTTGGAAAAAGGCGAAGACGCATTCAGATACTCGACGAAGGCTGAAGCAACGAAAGTAATAGTGAGGATATGAATCTCTAAATGACAGAGAATTTCGATGCTGACTTGCATCTCCATTCTTCCCACTCAATTGGTGTAAGCCCACGCATGTCGATTCCCAATATGGCACAAGCTGCCAAGAAAAAGGGTCTGGACATTCTGGGAACCGGTGATGCAACGCAACCTGACTGGCTAGAGCATCTTAGGAATAACCTAATACCTGAATCTGGGTGCTTTAGGTATGAAGACATATGGTTCATCCTAACTACTGAGATTGAGGACGAGAACTCGGTTCACCATCTGGTCCTTCTTCCCGATTTTGATGCTGTACGGCACCTCATCAGGCTTGTCAAGCCCCATTCTCCGAATGTAGAGGATGAATGGGGTGGTCGCCCCCGGGCCAATCTGAATGCTGAGAGATTGGCAGGAATGGTACGAGATGTTGGAGGCTTGATTGGCCCGGCGCATGCTTTTACTCCATTCCGCTCCATATTCAGACAAGGCCAAAATGAGACTTTGCAAGAATGCTATGGCTCAGAAGCTGGAAATATCAAGTTCTTGGAACTCGGTCTCTCCGCGGATACGATTCTGGCAGATCACATCCCCGAGCTAAGGTCTCTGACTTTCATAACATCGAGCGATGCTCATTCTCCGTCTCCAGACAAAATCGGACGTGAATTTCTCCGATTAGAAATTGAGAAACCATCATATCACGAGCTCTCCCTTGCCCTTTCCAGAAGACAAGGCAGAAAGCCCGTGGCAAACTTTGGGCTGAATCCACGGTTAGGTAAGTACTACCTATCTTTCTGTCCAAGCTGCAGAAGGACACTGGTTTTGGTTGAAGATTCCACATTCTCGAGATACGATGACCTCAACATCTACATGCCGTGCAATTCCCCAGATGAGCAGAAGAGAATAGTAGAAGACATTGCCAAGCGGGAAGTAACATGCCCTGTGGATGGAAAACCAATCCGGCTGGGGGTCAGAGATCGCGCCATGGCAATCGGAGAAACAAAATCCGTGTCCCCTTCTCATCGCCCACTCTATCATCATATTCCACCGTTGCTTGATTTGGTCGCCGATGCTCTAGGAATAAAATCCCGTTCTTCAAAGAAGGTTAGATCCCTCTATTCTAAGCTACGAGAACGATTTGGTGACGAGATAGAAATCCTGATGAAGACCAATCCCGCGTTGATCGAAGAAATCAATCCGGATGTATCGCGCATGATTGACTGTTTCAGAAAAGATAATATCGAGTACCAAGCTGGAGGCGGTGGGCGCTATGGTAAGCTCATAGGACCATGGATGGAATGAAGAAGAATGACTATCGTAAAGGGGACAATTCGTGAAATGCTAAAGAGTGACAGTCGGCGGGTTGGTACCCACAGGTGGTACGCTTTTACTGATTTTGTGGTCCAGAATGAGGAGTCAGGTGAGACCTATCGGGTTCGACTGTCTTCGAAAACTATGAAGCGCTGTGAGTTCCTCCCAAGAACTGGAATTGAAGTTGTATTGAACGGTTATGTCGAAAAAGCTGAATACGGACTGTCAGACTACTTCGTTTCTCGCGTTAAACATATCCGGCGCAAGGATACTGACATAAAGAAGGTCCATAAGCTCGACTAGTTTTCTTTCTCAACAATTGTATATGCGGGCATGCGAATCCATTCTGATTTACATTCTGGACATCTTGAAGGTGTATCGGGCTTCGTTCGGCTTCTGAAGACGAATCCACAATCTCCACAACTGGCTGGTCGCATCAGGAGTTGCTTTCCTTCATTTTGAACGCTTTTCGCTATGTGAGTCAAGTCCTCATAGATATTCGAGATGCTTTCCAGTTCCAGAATTTCTCGTATGTCGATTGCTGTGAGGGGTTGACCGATTTCTTCAAGGAGCTTCGCTATTCGTTGGCGACGAGTAAGCATTTGATGAACTCCGTTTCCATCCAACGTATGATATGCTTCTCGTGGATAGTGATGATTTAATAATCGCAGGATAAATGTATTGTGATAAGTAGGTGAGTGCTGAGGAATGCCACAAGCGAAGCTTGACCATGGCGGTGGCGGAATGTCCTTTGATGAGCGCGTATGCTCACGTTGCATGGGACATCGCCACCTTTGTGGTATCAACCCATGCCCTCTTCTATTGCGCGCAAAAGCACTTGTGGACATTGACAAATCAGTACAAGGCATGAATCTCTCAGGCTCATCTCCTCCTTCGGTTTTTGTGGGTGAGCATGGGTATCCCAAAGTGAGAATTGGCCCTCTCATACCGCCTCTGGTGGGAGAACGGGCTGCCATCATGGAACGCCCTGATCTATGGCTTAACAAGAGTATTGATGAGATTATTGGCCTTCGATTCAGTCTAGTACGCACTAAGAGACCCTATCCCGTCGACGCAGCAGTGGATCCTCCACGCGTTCTCAATGAAACACAAGTCATGGCTCTTTCTGATTCCCCTGCGGATTCAGAGGCTAGGCTTCTCAAAAGACCACGCTTCAACAGAATCACTACGGGCCGTACACTTCCGGTCGGGCCTTCGGCTCCTTTGGACTCCTTCCAGTTAGAAGAAAATCCAAGTGTACCTCGGAAAGTTGACTACATTACATCTGACACAGATCTTAGAGCAGACCGTGGTGTAATGACCCTTTTTGAGGAGGGCATACGACAGGAACATCTGACGCGTCTTTTAT from Candidatus Thorarchaeota archaeon harbors:
- a CDS encoding phosphotransferase, producing the protein MTENFDADLHLHSSHSIGVSPRMSIPNMAQAAKKKGLDILGTGDATQPDWLEHLRNNLIPESGCFRYEDIWFILTTEIEDENSVHHLVLLPDFDAVRHLIRLVKPHSPNVEDEWGGRPRANLNAERLAGMVRDVGGLIGPAHAFTPFRSIFRQGQNETLQECYGSEAGNIKFLELGLSADTILADHIPELRSLTFITSSDAHSPSPDKIGREFLRLEIEKPSYHELSLALSRRQGRKPVANFGLNPRLGKYYLSFCPSCRRTLVLVEDSTFSRYDDLNIYMPCNSPDEQKRIVEDIAKREVTCPVDGKPIRLGVRDRAMAIGETKSVSPSHRPLYHHIPPLLDLVADALGIKSRSSKKVRSLYSKLRERFGDEIEILMKTNPALIEEINPDVSRMIDCFRKDNIEYQAGGGGRYGKLIGPWME
- a CDS encoding transcriptional regulator — translated: MLTRRQRIAKLLEEIGQPLTAIDIREILELESISNIYEDLTHIAKSVQNEGKQLLMRPASCGDCGFVFRSRTKPDTPSRCPECKSEWIRMPAYTIVEKEN
- a CDS encoding alcohol dehydrogenase catalytic domain-containing protein, translated to MHSLVLTQDGLQVADMPQPPVMPGEVRIEVRAVGICGTDIEIWQGEKEAPLPLILGHEISGVVHKSSVSDIEQGMMVTTEVDLSCGRCWYCKQGHTHICPKRKTIGIDVDGGMAEYLSVPASLIHPLPEDVSIQIGIFAEPLASAIGTAKQTGIKDNEPIAVIGSGRLGLLVAQVYDAYGAEVYLIGRNKWQLGLARRLGLRNTLLTSEDDWIKAIRDATQGVGPRVTVECTGTPEGAQMALKVVRSRGIVALKSLHGKNVPINTDSIVMKELRIIGSSRGPYDEALDMLQKGRIEVNRLVSKEFPLEKGEDAFRYSTKAEATKVIVRI
- a CDS encoding 5,10-methylenetetrahydromethanopterin reductase, which produces MEEIALEIVPDERVETAVLLAIKAEENGFSNVWVTDHYNHHGVWPLLAAVASRTNNILLGPGVTNPYTINPCVIASSIATIHEMSEGRAVLGLGAGDKSTLESIGIDRKKPVTAVREAVEIIRSLLSGEQVTMDGSVFSTRNARLNLNVESNNHGIDIYLGAQGPQMLQTARTVSDGILLNASHPRDVMAARNIIAEACQGTHREADSLKLVCYSSFCLLDEREDIPLESKIVVAYIVGGSSRKVLERHDIDIVKKKT